The following are encoded in a window of Camelus ferus isolate YT-003-E chromosome 20, BCGSAC_Cfer_1.0, whole genome shotgun sequence genomic DNA:
- the LOC102516524 gene encoding olfactory receptor 2W1 gives MINNSSFDGFILLGFPGQPQLEMIISGVVFFFYTVAFLGNIAIILLPLVDQCLQTPMYFFLRNLAMLDLCYTTNIVPQMLVNIWGKDKKISFGGCAFQLFIDVTLCTVECMLLAVMSYDRFNAVCKPLHYMTIMNPQLCRGLVAMTWVIGVINCMILSPYAMSLPRCGNHHLDHYFCEISAMVKIACVDTTAMEETLFALCFFIFLTPLLLILVSYGFIAIAVLKIKSAAGRQKAFGTCSSHLIVVSIFYGTVIYMYIQPGNSPSQDEGKLLSIFYTIVTPSLNPLIYTLRNKEFKGAMKRLIGKEKGSGETTGQ, from the coding sequence atgatcAACAATAGCTCCTTCGATGGATTTATACTCCTTGGATTCCCTGGGCAGCCTCAATTGGAGATGATCATCTCTGgagttgtctttttcttctacACTGTTGCCTTTCTGGGAAATATAGCCATCATCCTGCTGCCATTAGTAGATCAATGTCTCCAAACCCCTATGTACTTCTTCCTTAGAAATTTGGCCATGTTAGATCTCTGTTATACCACAAATATAGTTCCACAGATGTTGGTCAACATTTGGggtaaagacaaaaaaatctcttttggtGGCTGTGCCTTCCAACTTTTCATTGATGTGACATTATGCACAGTTGAATGCATGCTTCTGGCAGTGATGTCTTATGACCGATTCAATGCTGTCTGTAAGCCTCTGCACTACATGACCATAATGAACCCCCAGCTCTGTCGAGGCCTGGTAGCCATGACCTGGGTAATTGGTGTCATTAATTGCATGATACTTTCTCCCTATGCTATGAGTCTGCCTCGATGTGGGAACCACCACCTAGATCACTATTTTTGTGAAATATCTGCAATGGTCAAAATTGCATGTGTGGACACCACAGCCATGGAAGAAACCTTGTTTGCATTGTGTTTTTTCATCTTCCTCACACCGCTTCTTCTCATTCTGGTTTCGTATGGTTTCATTGCTATAGCTGTGCTCAAGATCAAATCTGCAGCAGGGAGACAAAAAGCATTTGGGACCTGTTCCTCCCATCTCATTGTGGTCTCCATATTCTATGGGACTGTTATCTACATGTACATACAACCAGGAAACAGTCCATCTCAGGATGAAGGTAAACTTCTCAGTATCTTTTATACCATTGTTACTCCCAGCTTGAACCCACTGATCTATACACTAAGGAATAAGGAATTCAAGGGAGCCATGAAGAGGctgattggaaaagaaaaaggttctGGAGAAACAACAGGACAGTAA
- the LOC102518984 gene encoding putative olfactory receptor 2B3: MNWANESSSKDFILLGFSDKPWLQTPLLVLLLISYTVTIFGNVSIMMVCILDPKLHTPMYFFLTNLSILDLCYTTSTVPHMLTNICRNKKTISYGGCVAQLIIFLALGATECLLLAVMAFDRYVAICRPLHYIVIMNPWFCLKMVAFSWLTGFSNSVLQSSLTLNMPRCGHQEVDHFFCEVPALLKLLCTDTKPIEAEFFFLGVLILLIPVTLILISYGFIAQAVLRIRSAEGRRKAFGTCGSHVVVVSLFFGTGIYIYLQPPASTSKDWGKMVSLFYGIFTPMLNPLIYSLRNKDMKDAFKRVLPIIFFYKK; the protein is encoded by the coding sequence ATGAATTGGGCAAATGAGAGCTCCTCAAAAGACTTTATACTACTTGGCTTTTCAGACAAGCCCTGGCTACAGACGCCCCTTTTGGTGCTCCTGTTAATATCATACACAGTCACCATCTTCGGCAATGTATCTATCATGATGGTGTGCATTCTGGACCCCAAACTTCATACACCCATGTATTTCTTTCTCACTAATCTCTCCATCTTAGATCTCTGTTACACCACAAGCACCGTCCCTCATATGCTGACAAATATTTGTCGCAACAAAAAGACCATCAGCTATGGTGGCTGTGTGGCCCAACTCATCATCTTCCTGGCCCTGGGTGCTACTGAGTGTCTCCTGCTGGCTGTTATGGCCTTTGACAGGTATGTGGCGATTTGCAGACCACTCCACTACATAGTCATCATGAATCCTTGGTTCTGCTTAAAAATGGTAGCCTTCTCATGGCTCACTGGCTTCAGCAACTCAGTGTTGCAGTCTTCCTTGACCCTTAACATGCCACGCTGTGGGCATCAGGAAGTGGACCACTTCTTCTGTGAGGTTCCTGCTCTTCTCAAGTTGTTATGTACTGACACAAAGCCTATTGAGGCTGAGTTCTTTTTCTTAGGAGTATTAATTCTCCTAATTCCAGTGACATTGATCCTCATCTCCTATGGCTTCATAGCTCAAGCAGTATTGAGAATCAGGTCAGCAGAAGGACGACGAAAAGCTTTTGGGACATGTGGGTCCCACGTGGTTGTGGTGTCTCTCTTTTTTGGAACAGGTATCTACATATATCTACAACCACCTGCATCCACCTCTAAGGACTGGGGAAAGATGGTTTCCCTTTTCTATGGGATATTCACACCCATGTTGAACCCTCTCATTTACAGCCTTAGAAATAAAGATATGAAGGACGCCTTCAAGAGGGTGTTGCCAATAATctttttctataagaaataa
- the LOC102518728 gene encoding putative olfactory receptor 2B3 gives MNWANESSSKDFILLGFSDKPWLQTPLLVLLLISYTVTIFGNVSIMMVCILDPKLHTPMYFFLTNLSILDLCYTASTVPHMLTNICRNKKTISYGGCVAQLIIFLALGATECLLLAVMAFDRYVAICRPLHYIVIMNPWFCLKMIGFSWLTGFSNSVLQSSLALNMPRCGHQEVDHFFCEVPALLKLSCADTKPIEAELFFFSVLILLIPVTLILISYGFIAQAVLRIRSAEGRRKAFGTCGSHMVVVSLFFGTGIYMYLQPPLSTSKDWGKMVSLFYGIFTPMLNPLIYSLRNKDMKEAFKRVMSIIFFYKK, from the coding sequence ATGAATTGGGCAAATGAGAGCTCCTCAAAAGACTTTATACTACTTGGCTTTTCAGACAAGCCCTGGCTACAGACGCCCCTTTTGGTGCTCCTGTTAATATCATACACAGTCACCATCTTCGGCAATGTGTCCATCATGATGGTGTGCATTCTGGACCCCAAACTTCATACACCCATGTATTTCTTTCTCACTAATCTCTCCATCTTAGATCTCTGTTACACCGCAAGCACCGTCCCTCATATGCTGACAAATATTTGTCGCAACAAAAAGACCATCAGCTATGGTGGCTGTGTGGCCCAACTCATCATCTTCCTGGCCCTGGGTGCTACTGAGTGTCTCCTGCTGGCTGTTATGGCCTTTGACAGGTATGTGGCGATTTGCAGACCACTCCACTATATAGTCATCATGAATCCTTGGTTCTGCTTAAAGATGATAGGCTTCTCATGGCTCACTGGCTTCAGCAACTCAGTGTTGCAGTCTTCCTTGGCCCTTAACATGCCACGCTGTGGGCATCAGGAAGTGGACCACTTTTTCTGTGAGGTTCCTGCCCTTCTCAAGTTGTCATGTGCTGACACAAAGCCTATTGAGGCTGAGCTCTTTTTCTTTAGTGTATTAATTCTGCTAATTCCAGTGACATTGATCCTCATCTCCTATGGCTTCATAGCTCAAGCAGTATTGAGAATCAGGTCAGCAGAAGGACGACGAAAAGCTTTTGGGACATGTGGGTCCCACATGGTTGTGGTGTCTCTCTTTTTTGGAACAGGCATCTACATGTATCTTCAACCACCTTTATCCACCTCTAAGGACTGGGGAAAAATGGTTTCCCTCTTCTATGGGATATTCACACCGATGCTGAACCCCCTCATCTACAGCCTTAGAAATAAAGATATGAAGGAAGCATTTAAGAGGGTGATGTCAATAATctttttctataagaaataa